A window of Pseudomonas mucidolens contains these coding sequences:
- the rpsS gene encoding 30S ribosomal protein S19 encodes MPRSLKKGPFIDLHLLKKIEVAAEKNDRKPVKTWSRRSMILPQMVGLTIAVHNGRQHVPVLVNEDMVGHKLGEFAGTRTYRGHVADKKAKR; translated from the coding sequence GTGCCACGTTCTCTGAAAAAAGGTCCTTTTATTGATCTTCACCTACTGAAGAAGATCGAAGTGGCGGCGGAAAAGAACGATCGCAAACCAGTTAAGACCTGGTCGCGTCGTTCGATGATCCTGCCACAAATGGTCGGTTTGACCATCGCAGTACACAACGGTCGTCAACACGTCCCGGTTCTCGTTAACGAAGACATGGTCGGCCACAAACTAGGCGAGTTTGCCGGTACCCGCACTTATCGTGGGCACGTGGCAGACAAGAAAGCCAAGCGTTAA
- the rplV gene encoding 50S ribosomal protein L22, whose amino-acid sequence MEVAAKLSGARISAQKARLVADQIRGKKVGEALNLLAFSSKKAAEIMKKVLESAVANAEHNEGADVDDLKVSTVFVNEGRSLKRIMPRAKGRADRIVKRSCHITVKVADK is encoded by the coding sequence ATGGAAGTAGCCGCTAAGTTGTCGGGCGCTCGAATCTCCGCCCAGAAAGCCCGCTTGGTCGCCGACCAGATCCGCGGGAAGAAGGTGGGCGAAGCGCTCAACCTGTTGGCTTTCAGCAGTAAGAAAGCCGCCGAGATCATGAAAAAAGTGCTGGAGTCGGCCGTAGCCAACGCCGAGCATAACGAAGGCGCAGACGTTGATGACCTGAAGGTCAGCACCGTTTTCGTCAACGAAGGGCGTTCGCTGAAGCGCATCATGCCACGTGCCAAAGGCCGTGCTGATCGCATCGTCAAGCGGTCTTGCCATATCACTGTCAAGGTTGCTGACAAGTAA
- the rpsC gene encoding 30S ribosomal protein S3, translating into MGQKVHPIGIRLGIVKEHTSVWYADGRTYADYLFADLKVREYLQDKLKSASVSRIDIHRPAQTARITIHTARPGIVIGKKGEDVEKLRQDLTKQMGVPVHINIEEIRKPELDGMLVAQSVAQQLERRVMFRRAMKRAVQNAMRIGAKGIKIQVSGRLGGAEIARTEWYREGRVPLHTLRADIDYANYEAHTTYGVIGVKVWIFKGEVIGGRQEELKPQAPAPRKKAAK; encoded by the coding sequence ATGGGTCAGAAAGTACATCCCATTGGCATTCGCCTGGGAATCGTCAAGGAGCACACCTCCGTCTGGTACGCAGACGGTCGGACTTATGCGGACTATTTGTTCGCTGATCTGAAGGTGCGCGAGTATCTCCAAGACAAACTAAAAAGCGCGTCCGTAAGCCGTATCGATATCCATCGTCCGGCTCAAACTGCACGTATCACCATCCACACCGCTCGCCCAGGTATCGTTATCGGGAAGAAAGGTGAAGATGTTGAGAAACTGCGTCAGGACCTGACCAAGCAAATGGGTGTGCCTGTGCACATCAATATCGAAGAGATCCGCAAGCCGGAGCTCGACGGTATGCTGGTTGCGCAGAGCGTAGCTCAGCAGCTGGAGCGTCGTGTAATGTTCCGTCGCGCTATGAAGCGCGCAGTACAGAACGCCATGCGCATTGGTGCCAAAGGCATCAAAATCCAAGTGAGCGGTCGTCTCGGCGGTGCTGAAATTGCACGTACTGAATGGTATCGCGAAGGTCGTGTGCCATTGCACACCCTGCGTGCCGACATCGACTATGCCAACTACGAAGCTCACACCACTTACGGTGTGATCGGTGTAAAGGTTTGGATCTTCAAAGGCGAAGTAATTGGTGGTCGCCAAGAAGAGCTGAAGCCACAAGCACCAGCGCCTCGTAAAAAAGCTGCTAAGTAA
- the rplP gene encoding 50S ribosomal protein L16, whose amino-acid sequence MLQPKRTKFRKQMTGHNRGLAQRGSKVSFGEFALKSVARGRLTARQIESARRALTRHVKRGGKIWIRVFPDKPVTKKPLEVRMGKGKGNVEYWVAQIQPGKVLYEIEGVSEELAREAFALAAAKLPLATSFVKRTVM is encoded by the coding sequence ATGTTGCAACCTAAGCGTACGAAGTTCCGCAAGCAGATGACAGGCCACAACCGTGGTCTGGCTCAGCGCGGTAGCAAAGTCAGCTTCGGCGAGTTCGCGCTGAAGTCTGTAGCTCGTGGTCGTCTCACCGCTCGTCAGATCGAGTCAGCGCGTCGTGCACTGACCCGTCACGTTAAACGTGGCGGCAAGATCTGGATCCGTGTATTCCCGGACAAGCCTGTAACCAAAAAGCCACTCGAAGTTCGGATGGGTAAAGGTAAGGGTAACGTGGAGTACTGGGTTGCCCAGATTCAGCCAGGCAAAGTCCTGTATGAAATCGAGGGTGTTTCTGAAGAGCTGGCGCGTGAGGCTTTCGCCCTGGCTGCTGCAAAGCTGCCGCTCGCCACCTCCTTTGTTAAACGGACGGTGATGTGA
- the rpmC gene encoding 50S ribosomal protein L29 — protein sequence MKAKELREKSAQQLNEQLLGLLRDQFNLRMQKATGQLGQSHLLSQVKRDIARVKTVLNQQAGK from the coding sequence ATGAAAGCGAAAGAACTTCGTGAAAAATCCGCACAGCAGCTGAACGAGCAACTGCTCGGCTTGCTGCGCGACCAGTTCAATCTGCGTATGCAGAAAGCAACTGGCCAGTTGGGGCAGTCTCATCTGCTCTCGCAAGTTAAGCGTGACATCGCTCGCGTGAAGACTGTGCTCAACCAGCAGGCAGGTAAGTGA
- the rpsQ gene encoding 30S ribosomal protein S17, which produces MAEAEKTVRTLTGRVVSDKMDKTITVLIERRVKHPIYGKYVKRSTKLHAHDETNQCHIGDKVTIRETRPLAKTKSWALVDVLERAVEV; this is translated from the coding sequence ATGGCTGAAGCCGAAAAGACTGTCCGTACGCTGACTGGCCGTGTTGTCAGCGATAAGATGGACAAAACCATCACCGTTTTGATCGAGCGTCGCGTTAAGCACCCGATCTACGGTAAATATGTTAAGCGTTCGACTAAGCTGCACGCGCACGACGAAACCAATCAGTGCCACATCGGCGACAAGGTCACTATTCGTGAAACTCGTCCGCTGGCCAAGACTAAGTCTTGGGCACTGGTTGATGTTCTCGAACGCGCTGTGGAAGTCTAA
- the rplN gene encoding 50S ribosomal protein L14, with the protein MIQTQSMLDVADNSGARRVMCIKVLGGSHRRYAGIGDIIKVTVKEAIPRGKVKKGQVMTAVVVRTRHGVRRADGSIIRFDGNAAVLLNNKQEPIGTRIFGPVTRELRTEKFMKIVSLAPEVL; encoded by the coding sequence ATGATTCAGACTCAATCCATGCTCGATGTGGCCGATAACAGCGGCGCTCGCCGTGTTATGTGCATCAAGGTGCTGGGTGGCTCCCATCGTCGTTACGCTGGTATCGGTGACATCATCAAAGTTACCGTGAAGGAAGCAATTCCTCGCGGTAAAGTGAAAAAAGGCCAAGTGATGACTGCTGTTGTAGTCCGCACTCGTCACGGCGTGCGCCGTGCAGATGGCTCCATTATCCGCTTTGATGGCAACGCTGCTGTTCTTCTGAACAACAAGCAAGAGCCGATCGGCACCCGTATCTTTGGGCCAGTGACCCGTGAACTTCGTACTGAGAAGTTCATGAAGATCGTCTCGCTCGCCCCAGAAGTGCTGTAA
- the rplX gene encoding 50S ribosomal protein L24 — MQKIRRDDEIIVIAGKDKGKRGKVLKVLADDRLVVGGLNLVKRHTKPNPASGVQGGIVEKEAPLHASNVAIFNGETNKADRVGFKVEDGKKIRVFKSTQKAVDA, encoded by the coding sequence ATGCAAAAGATTCGTCGTGACGACGAGATCATCGTGATCGCCGGCAAAGACAAAGGTAAGCGCGGTAAGGTGCTTAAGGTTCTCGCTGACGACCGTCTGGTCGTTGGTGGTTTGAACCTGGTTAAGCGTCATACCAAGCCTAACCCGGCGTCGGGCGTACAGGGCGGTATCGTCGAGAAAGAAGCGCCATTGCACGCTTCCAACGTTGCCATTTTCAACGGCGAAACCAACAAGGCTGACCGCGTTGGTTTCAAAGTAGAAGACGGCAAAAAAATTCGTGTCTTCAAGTCGACCCAAAAAGCGGTTGATGCTTGA